From the genome of Anopheles funestus chromosome 2RL, idAnoFuneDA-416_04, whole genome shotgun sequence:
AAATGTTATTCCTATTTCGTTTAGTCTGTTATGCAGTCGTTCATTGTAAGCACATAACGAATTAGCAAAACATCTTCCAATTTTCCATTAACGTCTTCCTGAACATGTGTCCGAAAGTATTCGAGTTGTAAGATGCAAATACGCGAAAAGTGTCATAAATCTGTTGACATTAAcataaacgaaaagaaaagaaaacaaatccaaaaacTATACATAGTCCTGTGGTTTGATGAAGATCCTCCTCTTCCGGTAGCGTACTAGATTATCGATAAACGTAGTAATTTGATGGAGAGATTTAAGTGGTTGGGGTCGGTGGCGGTGAGACCGGTTCATTCGCAGCCTGCCCAGGTTCACCGTCTTCGTCTGTCATTGTGTTGCAGGCGGGAGGCGTCGTAGGTGTCGATTCGGTCGTATCCTTGTCATCGGCGATATCCTCCGACGCCGTGCAATTGTTCGTTTCGGGTTCGATCGTAAAATCATCGTTATCATGTTCGGATATAATTGGCGGTGGATCGGACGAAGAATATGTCCGGTGCTTCGAGTGGCGCAACTGCTGTAGGTAATGGCGCTGAGTCGGTTTGTGCAGCGCTAGCTGCGAGAGGGCCTCCTCGATGGAGAACCACTGTCGCTTTCGACCGATCGTTTTCGAATCTTCCCATTCGTCCAGCTCTTGGGTAACGACCATTACGAAAACTTCGGTGCGGTGCATGTGTTCGCTATTCTGTaggaaaataaagcaaaaatagcAGTTTTATACGCATACGGTTACCCTCGAGATACACCGTAACTGATATACGAAAATTTCGAAAATTGTCTTTATAGTATATAGCTCAAAATTCTATTGTCTAATTAGATATAATACAGCTTTCTTCTAAAAAAAGTGGGCTGCCCGGTGGTTTATGTCATAAATGGCGCTGGTTCCACATGACAGGACCgtatatcaaatcccatccggaccgtcccccgtagcaaggactgactaacCGGGTACGTGAtaaaaacaagtctagtaagccagaaatggtaaGCGTGGCCTTAGAGATCGTTAAGCCATGACCAAGAAGAAGTTGTCTTCTATAATTTTTCGACCATAAAATTGTAATATATAACCGACGCAGCTAGCAAAATCTCGCTATTTTTTCCTTAACTCACTACTTATTCACAAATGACCGATCGTGGTGACTTAAGATGGTGACTGTAAAATGAACACATTTTCTATGTCTATTTTGTTACCTCAAACACGCCAAGGCAGCGACCAAGTTGACCCATTACTCCTGCCTCTTCGAGAACCTCCCTTGTTGCGGTTAATGAAGCTTCCTCTTCCGGTTCGACGCCTCCACCTGGAACGATCCACAATTCCGGTCTTCTTGATGACGTGACCAACAACACCTGTGGTATAATTGCAGTTTGGATGAAACAGTTTTTACACgttgttaaatttttgcatTGCTCATTAATAAAGCGGATCCATTTATCTTACTTCGGCTTCTGCCTCCGATCGTACGCAGATGCATGCCGCGCGGCGACGATATCCGTCCTTGTCGTAGATTCGTATTGAGTTTGGTTTTTCCTTCACCATCTTGTCTTGTATGGGAGATACGAGTAAAACCAAATAGTCAAATACGTTTCCGGGATATGATAGTTGATATTCCtgcaaagaagcaaaaacagggaaggaaaaaaaacgcaacgaaTTAACGAGCTGATTCATCGGATTCGCACAGTTCATTTCTTTCATTAATGATACGCAATGTTTACCAGTCGCCAAACACAAAGAGACATACAGCCAATGGCAACACATAACACTCACAGTATTGTGCACAAGATTGGCATTCAACTTGCCATGGCGACGATCGCGTTTATGTGCGAGGAATTCGTCTCGCTGATAAGCGCAAGTTCTCATGCGGCACTCGTTTAGATTACCCATCATCAAAAACGTCATATAAACAGTGTATAGCGAATAACATCAAGGTCttttccgctgctgctgatgctgcacAGCATCATGCAGTTAAAGCTCGCACCGATCAGGCGGAGTGGaggaaatagaaacaaaaatgcaaccatAAACAAGTGGATTTATCAAGTAGGCGAAAAAAGCGCCAACGGAGtcaacataaaatttaatttatgcttcATTTAGTGGACGGTAGTTTCCCCCCTCACGGTAGTACCAGACGGGGTGTGAAGAGGTTCTTCCTTACGCTCCGTCCTAAATATAGCTTCCTTTTGCCaagcgcaaaaaaagaagtctCCCGTCAAGATGAACCCGGCTTTCCGTGTCGTGTATTTCACCGGGTCACACATCACTGTGTACATGGTCCTTCCTAGCACCAAATTAAGCGTGTATAGCATGTGGGCAGCACACGTCCGTTAACGCCAAACTGTGTCCATTTGCCCCATACTCGAAACCGAGGGTTTTACTCCTTCTTTTCGGTTGGTTAGGTTCATCAGCCGGCAGCAGCTGGTAGCAACGTCGTGTGGTTTCTAGTGTGGGAATGATAATAATCGAACCAAAAATCAAACCCGTCAAAGTGAAGGAGGTCTTTCTCGGCTCCGTTGCAAGCGTAACAGGTGTCCGGGTGTGCTTGATACCGTCGCCCCGTGAGAAAGAGCATGAGGTCGCGGGGTCGTGCGTCGCGCATCCGTCTGTTCGcgaattggttgttttttgtagaaaaaaaaacacacacacacaaaacggccGTATTGAGTGAGACATCGGTATATTGTTGAAAGCGACATTGTTTGTGTCGGAGTACGCGCAGTGGAGAAAATGAAGAACCATACAAGTGGGCATAATTATCTGCCGGTGCTTCCACGCGTGCGGACTTAAAACCTCCAATGGAATGGTGTGGTGTATCGcgttactaaaaaaaacatatgatgATTGGCATAAGGTAACAGTCGGTCGGCAGACATTGCGTTTGACATGTGGCGTAATTGAAATCCACACATCAAAGTACCTCATCTCTCTTGTAGTGGTCACCGCGCATCCAACATTCACAGCTGCATTTATCAGCTAAAGCAACGTTCGTGTCTCAAACGGACGCAATGTTTGTGTTGTTAAATCTTATCTTGaaatagggttttttttattcggggTAGTGATTTAGTTGTACGTggttcactttttttattcaatgctGTGGGGTAAAAGGGCAACCATCCCTTCCCTTGGCTGCGGTTTGGCTCGGTTTTGCAAATGTGGGGGTGGATATGCAGTAAACATACCAATCTGCGTGATGATGTCAGATGGTCAGGACGATGTTTTCTCGCTCGTTTTTGTGATTTTACCGCTGCGCCACAACGGGGTTGTTCGTTGCCTGCTCAGAGCGGTGATCTTTCGGTTTCTTACTTTACACTCCACTGCACATACATACAGTTGCACCTACTATTCGCACACAATCCACACCTACAtacgcacgcacacgcactCATACATATAGATGTATATACACAGCAGCCAAAACACAGCCACAATGGAACGCCAGAAAAATCACTAGAGGCACACGACGATTGCAAACGACGAACAGCTTTTTACATCAccttcacacgcacacacacacacacacacgtacacacccGCGTACTTACTGTTTCGCACATACGGACCGCACATACATGTACACCGATCGCACTGTTTGCCTTCGATTCGTCCTGTCCGGTATTTTGTCGGTGTTTCTCGTTGACGTTTTCGTCTTCGTTTTTTGGGTTGCAGATTCTTTTCGCGTGCGTACCCAaaagtcgtcgtcgtcgtcgtcttcgtcTTCTTGTACGCGTCGCAAGCACCAACTATAACTCACTCGACTATCCCGGTTCACCTTTCGAATACTCAGGCGGTAGCAGGAGCCGAGCAAAGGTGAACTAGCTTAGGTCGCAGATGAAAGCATGAACGCTACGATTGTGCACAGTATCCAACGCGCCCATCTTGGCCCTCTGTGGTAGTGCACATCCGGGAGAAGGCGTGAAAAGCACAGCAGTCGATTGAGCTGACTGCTGGCAAGCAGTATCGTAGCACTTCCGGATGTTTTGTTCTACGCGAATCGACCGCACCTCTTCATTGCCCAGACACCGCACCAGCCTACTTGCGCTGTACGCTGATTAACGATGGCTTCACCAGACAGCTAGCTCGTTTCGTACAGTTGTGGAGTTGCGGCTTACCACAGCGGTGAAGAGACGGTGTACCAGTTTTAACGAACAAACGCTTTGCGGATTAGATATTGCAATTCTGTAGCGGAAATTTCAGCACAGCCGGTCCGCAAAGAcacaaggaaacaaaaagcGCAATGAAACTTCGATTATCCGGGTGTGAAAAGTGACAAACCCCGGTAGTTCGGATTGCGCGGAAGAACCCCCAAGCGACAGAGCAAGCGATATACGACGAGTTGAAATGTCATTTGCTCtacggctcacacacacatgaacatTTCAAGCGTTTAATCTATGTAGGCTGTTTGGTGCGCTAACGCAACTATAGTTTTGATGGTAGAATACGTTCGTTTGTTAGGTACCCACAGAAATGGTACagaaattattacatttatttagtttttttcaaatgatttgTGTAGTAGCTGCGTTTTATCAACAATTCCTGACATAGTAGCGATCCAGATAATGGAGAAAATAAGTGCTAAATAGCcaaaagtgtgcaaaaatcATTCCGATGCGTTGGCATCGGCAAAAGTGAGATGCACTGCATTCAAAAGATGAAATATTCTTCAGGATCAAAAACGAATTCATCCAGGAATGACCAATGCGGTGGACGAAAATGGGTACCTTTCCGAAATATATTCGCAAACCCGAAACAAGTCACGGATAACTTTCATCAACGATGGTAGAAAGTGCTTGCGTATCAGAAACGGTGGTGTGTGCGTTCACAGTTCAAAGAACTACAACACACCGTCAGTATGACACGAAacagtatttgtttttttctattggttCAAGAGATACGGTTGTATTGAAAAGaaagtggaaggaaaaataaatttatttttacattgtttaccGTGTAACAAAAGTGTAtacaattattcattatttaatacATATCTAACATTCGCAACTAAAAACACAATCGTTAcacaatgtttgccatttcgaGATTCAGGTTCGGTTATATTCATCGAACCCGAAATTAGTTTCAAATTCCTGCATTGAATTCAACGTTCATTCATCTTTTGAAATAATGTTGCAGCAGGCGTGCTTCTTCTTGTGTTGTGCGGTGCTCTTGCTTTGGAATATACAAACTGCTCATTTTCATCACCCCTCTCTATGAAGCAGCGTATTCAAATCAATAAATGCATTAGAACCGATATGTGGAGCTCTTGATCAAATCCAATATGAAACACAAGATAGGAGTATATAGAAAAAGTTTTAGTTagagttaaaaataacataacagGCGTAGGTGAAGGAGAATGAGGAAGCAGAGTGAGGTGCGTGAGAGTGAGCATAAGGGGGTGTGGGGTGGGGatgagtaatttttttttctcatttcataaAGTTTTGAACTCGACACTATAAACGTACAATATTCGTCGAAAAAGTACTTCCCTTCGACGTCGAAACGACGTCGTTTCGACGTCGGATgctaagcgttttaagcgttttttgtcGGTTGGGCCGTATCGCGGATGGTGTTTATGACAGCTGGGGTTGAGTTCTGCAAAGTGGTTCAGGGCGtgcaatttcaattcaaattaTATACACAATTTGCGATTAAAGATTATgataaattatgataaaattaacactaaatatttattttcttgtttgcatTACCTTTTTCGAGAAAtgtgttttgagaaaaaattaaaaattaaattaaaataacgttCAAATTATGCTACAAAACATTGTTGTCACAGCATTCCGTATAGACCTTGAAATAATAATCTCACCTCGATACGATCGATCGTGCTCAAAATGGACAcgcaaatatgaaaatttattcgcGCCACATTTGTTTGTGTACTTGTCGTAGAATCTGCCGGTTGTATGCGATTTATATGCTTTAGATTAAAAGTACTATTTCAATAGGATAATGCGGTTTATGATTTGATGTTAGAACAGTTAAAAAACTGTACAATGTGGCAAAAAAGGTGCTGCTGTGTTGTTTAGATcggtttttttctaaaaaaaaaatcagctacCTAATATCATGTTTTGCTGTAATCATTGTAATAAAAGGAACAAATCTTGCACTATCGTTAATCCAACGCGAGAGCTTTATAAAGCGATGTTATCATCAGAAGAGGATAGAATAAGCACGGATTTGATGACGCGCGATTTGAAGATCGTTGATCGATCAAATCAATACTCTATTTTATTTGGAACTATAACATGAAGAGCTATTTATCTTTTAGCCTTTTAGCTTTTAGATAACCATTCGTTTGACTCTTAATTGGATATAAAGATccaaatgataattttttttagtaaaagttttaagttatgataaaaatttgaaatattatagCCAAAAGGAATGGTGGCACGTTAGTTGTTTTCCAAAGAAACACAACACTAAAATAAAATCCgcctttattttgtttgattcttAAAAATAGCCAGGTCTTTCCAAGGCTTATTTTTActacgtagccggatagtcagtccgtGTTATGGGGTGACGTtgcggatgagatttgataccccgttctgtcgtgtggaaccggcgccgtttatcacatataccaCCGGTCCACCCCATATCATAGCATTTCATATGACCCCGCCTTTACGTAGCATTTCGTTGTacgaataaagaaaattactTACAAACGTAATAcctaccatgcgcctccatcgagTTTGCATTTGGAACCACGTTTCTAGGATTTTGCATTTCATAAATCCTCGTCTAACCATGCAAACACTACTACATGCCACGGTCATTGCCATCGTGGTGCCTGTGAAAATGGCCCCAAATGGTAACGGTGCTTGACGGCTGAACGGTAAGCACACCTTCTGGGCCAGTCAGTGCACGCCACATTACCGGCATCTAGATGCGCATTTTGTCTTAAATGAGACATTTAAAATCAGCAATTTAACATGAATTATGTACGATTTCGTTCGCATATAATTAAGTGACATTATAAACTCATGAGGTtagcttatttatttactaattaaatcaaacaccTTCTCGTCCCCGAGACGGTACACTGAAACTGGATGGCCAGGAATCATCCTCCCACCTACCGAAACCGGCATTATTAAGCGTGACAGGTACGTAGTGCTCCCAGATCGAGCTTCTTGCATTCGATCTATCTACCGGTCTCGGATGTACGTGATCTCCAGCTGCCCGATCGAGTGCCGCATGCAAACCGAACGCCAGCATTAAGACTTCATGCCGCGACTTCACGCATGTTTACATAATTACGGGCATGTAAAGCGAGCACACAGACCGGTCCTCACACAGGGCTGGGTTCGGTGGTTTTATGGGTACGTTTTTTGGGAGTGTGTGGAGTGTTAATTATAGGTTTATCACCGGTAGATCCATCGACCGTTGGTTTTCGTATGGTTGAAGGTGTGTAAAGATACATGTTGCTCTTAGAGAAATGCATCACATGCTGTCCTTTCTGGACAGCTCCCTCGCAACCGTTGATGATGCATTTGGTGGCTGATTCATCTTGTATCGTGGGTGCTGGCAAACGATCTACCGGCGGGTGGTTTAATTGcattgaaaatatgtttacaAGTGCACCTATCAAATCGGTAACGACTACCCGTTAGGGCCAGTTGGAGACTATGACAGTCGTACGACCATGGGCAAATTCGTGTTTGCTAACGGTTTTCATCGTCGATGATCTACGTTAATTACCTTCCAAACTCattaaatgtcaaattttgccACTATACCGCACACGACTGTTTGACGCCAAGGTATGAGGAGATCGttgcttaaaaaaatcatttccatcacTATTTGTCACACCAACGCTACAGATGCAACGTGTGACCCAAAAATTGAGGGTGTCATTGGTGCCAAACCGTAATTGGTGTagcataaaatgttttaatgtgtTATAGCGTGTGGGAAAACGAGGAATGGATcgatttgtgttttaatttatgacGAGAAAAAATTTCTCTATCGCatttattgaaaaacaaaatccgatTATATAAATTGGTGTAGTATGTATGGATGtatttgtaaaattgtaaAGTCGTTTatctttttgagaaaaaaattcgtttcgttatatttttttactctccATGTTTGAGTCgaatagaaaattttctggcatttatttatttgtatttactTGTATTTGATGTGCTAAAGTTTCTGGTTAGTTTGATCCTATTCCTGTGATTTATTACAGTATCCTTAAGTGATAGGTATCATTTTTAATCTTAAACTTACTTTCTGATGTATCTCTCAAGCGATTCAATTGAATTTTTGCCCTACTacagaaatgctttaaatagttCATGGTCGAGCGTTGTCGTCTGTTAATCCATTATTCCAGAGATATATACTTCCCATTTCTTCGTTCCAGTCCAAAAGGTCGATTTAggtcgtccggtgtcattctcGGTGAGTTTAATTCGCTGCATAAAATTTAGGACTTCATCATGCGTCATTAGCGTTAGTTATTGTACCGACTATTTTGTTGATTCCTGCCATGTTTAAAGTTAGAATTGTCATGTTCAAGGCAAAGAACATATAAAAGgcataaacaaatttaataaaacctcatcttgtttatttaggaaagcaaaaatttgccaaaagaagtatttcataaatttgttCAGCAGCTTTCTTCAGCcagattaaataaattaaataggagatcgaattaaaaaaaaataaaaacattactaATCTCTTATTCTTAAATTGCTCTTTAccgaatttaataaaatatgtttcatgcTGTTAATGGGACAAAAAACCCGTTTGTTCCAAATGCTCGAAGCCTTTTATTTACGGTGGAACGTAACTTCAACGCTCAGCTTCTTCATTCTATTGGTGATATGtacgtatgtatgtatgtgctcCATTCCCACGAAAACGATCGGTGACAAACCGCGATAGCAATCGCGTCGTGCCGAAGGGATCGAGCGGACCGTCACCGACTGCATTCGCCATCGTGGGTGCAAGAGTCAGCCCGCGCCGTTTGAAGTGACTGAAGGATGCATGGAGCAAAGAATGGCGCGAATAAATCGTGTCGATGCTATTAATGGATGATGTGCAATGTGTCCGTTTGTTTGCCATCGAGCCAGTCGCCAGCCGCTTGCCCTGCGCACCCTAGCGCGTTGCACACGCGTTCGTGTGCATCTCAGTGCCAGTGCTGGTGTATGGTCCGGTTTGCGTGTAGCGCAATTCGTCACCATCAGTTGGCATTCGCCACCCTTCTTTTGGGTGGTTTTTACCTCGCGGGTTGAGTATTGTTGCACTAGCGTTGATGGTCGTTTTGCTATCGCTGCCTTGTGCCTTTTTCCTATTCTCTGTCGCTTCTTCCATATTCACTGCCAGACGATCGAGCCGCGACAGATCGGGCTCGTGTGCAGGCGGTTTCATAAAGCATGGCCGTGGACGCTATGCTTACCGGCTTACGATTGGCACCTGCATATGCATTCTCACCGCCCCCCGCTGTCGGCCCCAACTGCCCCTTCTGGTTGCCGGGTTGCTGCACCTGTTAGTGGCGGGTTGATTTATGTTTATGGCATTTTAAGTGCTTATTTTTGTTACGATGCTAGTCAGCGAAGAAAGAAAcggagacaaaaacaaaactccaaaaCATCAGCGCGACCACGGGCAAAGCGATCGTTTTTGAGGATCACGGTCGGTTTGCTCCACTGAGTGGAGCGATAGGTTCAACGGTcttgttttattcttccttTTGAGTTTTGTTCAGCATGGAAAGATATCCTTTTTGTCTTACGCGCATGTGGGGGCGAGAATGATGCATTTGTCACCATTATTGGATGTTGTCAGATGAATTTTATTGGCTGATGACATCGTGATGTCGCATAAACTGTGCTGATACTGTGCCTAGAGTGGCTTTTAGTTCTCTGTCCATCGTGTTCCACAAGCAATGTTTGATGAAGTTTGACAGCATTCGTTATAATTTACTGAAGTTTTCTTTATCAGATGCACAGGTTTAATTATAATAACACCATTTGTAAACCAAATTAGTGAATTTGAATTACGCGATAGGTTGGCATTAAACATTGCTAAATTCGAAAGTACATTAATGTTTACATAGGTTTcactaatatttttattttttatgaagcaaaaatgtaaaaatattgttattgaACAAATTCAGCGgaatatctctctctctttctctctctctctctctctctctctctcgttctctttctctcagtCAAATAGTTATCCCTTTATGCACTTAAAAAAGCCAGACGCCTCCATCGCGACTGACCGTAAAAGGTAAACGATCATACGATCGGCCACGCAATATGCACCGGACGATTCCAAGGAGACTCCTACGATTCTTAACGATTAGTCACCGGCTCTGCAGGAAGAAGAAAGCAACGTAACCAATGCCAACAAGAGAGCTAGAGGATAAGAAAGCCACTTGGGCTTTTTTCGGTATGTTTGCCAACGTTCATTTGTGCATTTGTCATCCACCCTACGACTTTTGGATGAAATGAGACGCCCTAGCGAATTCCGGCTACGGTTGATGTTTTCACTCTAAATATCTTCAAAATACGCCCCACAAGAGGCACGGAACGTGGGTTAAGTATCACGTCTTTGTATTGAGTACTTTCAACACCTCCTCAATTTGGCGTAAGAGAGTTGATGTCCACAAAGACAATTTCATAAGtctgaatataaaaaaacacaaaaatcatCCAAGAACGTTTCTACTGCCATGGTACATTGAGCAATGAGAAATCGAACAAATGGAACGCACTTTCGAGGTTAAACAGTGCATCGGAAAGTGCATCGGTAGGgatgaaaaaaatgcatcgGGATAAACGAAGTAATAAACCTCCGCGAGGGCTACGGAGACCCCCAACTGTCGTCATACCGGGATGAAAAACGCATTTGCTcgactcacacatacacacacacacatacatgcacCGAGTGACGTCCCGCCGGCGCAGGCGATACATTATTTATGTGCATTTTTCGTGCCGTTGATAAGAGTGTGGGAGCGCGAAACGAATGTACGCCACACCGTTGCGTCGGTCTCGATTCCGGTGGGATTTAGTGTGGGTCTCTTAGATTCGGTTTCGTTGAACTCCAGTTTTTTTACTTCCAGCTGTCACCCGCTTAACCGTCCCCTTACCCGTGCAATGCGCGGAAACTTTCTGCCAGA
Proteins encoded in this window:
- the LOC125764834 gene encoding diphosphoinositol polyphosphate phosphohydrolase 1 isoform X1 — its product is MCETEYQLSYPGNVFDYLVLLVSPIQDKMVKEKPNSIRIYDKDGYRRRAACICVRSEAEAEVLLVTSSRRPELWIVPGGGVEPEEEASLTATREVLEEAGVMGQLGRCLGVFENSEHMHRTEVFVMVVTQELDEWEDSKTIGRKRQWFSIEEALSQLALHKPTQRHYLQQLRHSKHRTYSSSDPPPIISEHDNDDFTIEPETNNCTASEDIADDKDTTESTPTTPPACNTMTDEDGEPGQAANEPVSPPPTPTT
- the LOC125764834 gene encoding diphosphoinositol polyphosphate phosphohydrolase 1 isoform X2, which translates into the protein MVKEKPNSIRIYDKDGYRRRAACICVRSEAEAEVLLVTSSRRPELWIVPGGGVEPEEEASLTATREVLEEAGVMGQLGRCLGVFENSEHMHRTEVFVMVVTQELDEWEDSKTIGRKRQWFSIEEALSQLALHKPTQRHYLQQLRHSKHRTYSSSDPPPIISEHDNDDFTIEPETNNCTASEDIADDKDTTESTPTTPPACNTMTDEDGEPGQAANEPVSPPPTPTT